The Ananas comosus cultivar F153 linkage group 2, ASM154086v1, whole genome shotgun sequence genome contains a region encoding:
- the LOC109706559 gene encoding uncharacterized protein LOC109706559 isoform X3: protein MENHKKSLLRVRVRVTARKRARESPSSGEGSGRKMRARVCANSVRKLACREIGGLPRMARVASSSAPEKFRNIQLQEEFDTYDDNIHWFLKLQFLKKRSKIIEIVAAKDVIFALAQSGLCAAFSRTTNKRICFLNISPDEVIRSLFYNKNNDSLITVSVYASDHFSSLKCRTTPIEYIRRNQLDAGYPLFETESLKWPGFVEFDDVNGKVLTYSALDGTYKVFDLKNYNFLYSISDKNIQEIKISPGIMLLIYQRTPGYVPLTILSIEDGTVLKSFNHLLHRNKKIDFIEQFNEKLLVKQENENLQILDVRNSELIEVSRTDFMTPSAFIFLYENHLFLTFRNRTVAVWNFRGEPVTSFEDHLLWHPDCNTNNIYITSDQDLIISYCKAESEDEGEESQDALAGHFLSKNI, encoded by the exons ATGGAGAACCACAAGAAGTCTCTGCTGagggtccgggtccgggtcaCGGCGCGGAAGCGGGCGCGGGAGTCGCCCTCCTCCGGCGAGGGCTCCGGCCGGAAGATGCGGGCGCGGGTGTGTGCTAACTCGGTGAGGAAGCTCGCGTGCCGCGAGATCGGCGGCCTCCCTCGCATGGCCCGCGTCGCCTCCTCCAGCGCCCCCGAGAAGTTCCGCAACATCCAGCTCCAG GAGGAATTCGACACGTATGATGATAATATCCATTGGTTTCTCAAATTACAATTTCTGAAAAAGAGGTCCAAGATCATTGAGATTGTTGCAGCAAAGGATGTTATATTTGCTTTAGCACAATCTGGTCTCTGTGCTGCTTTTAGCCGGA CAACAAATAAGCGTATATGCTTCTTGAACATAAGCCCCGATGAAGTGATTAGGAGCTTATTTTATAATAAGAACAATGACTCACTCATCACAGTTTCTGTTTACGCATCAGACCATTTCAGTTCCTTGAAATGCCGGACCACTCCAATAGA ATACATCAGAAGAAACCAGCTAGATGCTGGTTATCCTCTTTTTGAGACCGAATCATTAAAATGGCCTGGTTTTGTTGAGTTTGATGATGTCAATGGCAAAGTTCTTACATATTCAGCCCTGGATGG TACTTACAAAGTGTTTGACCTGAAGAACTATAACTTCTTGTACTCCATATCGGATAAGAATATTCAGGAGATCAAAATAAG CCCAGGCATCATGCTGTTAATATATCAGAGAACTCCTGGTTATGTTCCACTCACAATATTATCAATTGAAGATGGAACAGTGTTGAAATCTTTCAATCACTTACTACACCGCAACAAGAAAATTGATTTCATCGAGCAGTTCAACGAGAAGCTACTGGTCAAGCAAGAGAATGAGAACCTCCAGATTCTTGAC GTGAGGAACTCGGAGCTGATAGAAGTCAGTAGGACTGATTTCATGACCCCTTCTGCATTCATTTTCCTATATGAGAACCACCTTTTCTTAACATTCCGGAACAGGACTGTCGCAGTTTGGAATTTCCGGGGTGAGCCAGTCACCTCCTTTGAAGACCACCTGCTCTGGCATCCTGATTGTAACACTAATAACATTTACATCACTAGCGACCAGGACCTGATAATCTCGTACTGCAAGGCTGAAAGTGAAGACGAGGGAGAAG AATCTCAGGACGCGCTAGCAGGCCATTTTTTAAGCAAAAACATTTGA
- the LOC109706559 gene encoding uncharacterized protein LOC109706559 isoform X2, which produces MENHKKSLLRVRVRVTARKRARESPSSGEGSGRKMRARVCANSVRKLACREIGGLPRMARVASSSAPEKFRNIQLQEEFDTYDDNIHWFLKLQFLKKRSKIIEIVAAKDVIFALAQSGLCAAFSRTTNKRICFLNISPDEVIRSLFYNKNNDSLITVSVYASDHFSSLKCRTTPIEYIRRNQLDAGYPLFETESLKWPGFVEFDDVNGKVLTYSALDGTYKVFDLKNYNFLYSISDKNIQEIKISPGIMLLIYQRTPGYVPLTILSIEDGTVLKSFNHLLHRNKKIDFIEQFNEKLLVKQENENLQILDVRNSELIEVSRTDFMTPSAFIFLYENHLFLTFRNRTVAVWNFRGEPVTSFEDHLLWHPDCNTNNIYITSDQDLIISYCKAESEDEGEGSINMSDILSGKCVAKICPRDPSLQIAPRKRGDPSRSTIRSTIREALEDVTALFYDEDRNEIYTGNKQGLIHVWSN; this is translated from the exons ATGGAGAACCACAAGAAGTCTCTGCTGagggtccgggtccgggtcaCGGCGCGGAAGCGGGCGCGGGAGTCGCCCTCCTCCGGCGAGGGCTCCGGCCGGAAGATGCGGGCGCGGGTGTGTGCTAACTCGGTGAGGAAGCTCGCGTGCCGCGAGATCGGCGGCCTCCCTCGCATGGCCCGCGTCGCCTCCTCCAGCGCCCCCGAGAAGTTCCGCAACATCCAGCTCCAG GAGGAATTCGACACGTATGATGATAATATCCATTGGTTTCTCAAATTACAATTTCTGAAAAAGAGGTCCAAGATCATTGAGATTGTTGCAGCAAAGGATGTTATATTTGCTTTAGCACAATCTGGTCTCTGTGCTGCTTTTAGCCGGA CAACAAATAAGCGTATATGCTTCTTGAACATAAGCCCCGATGAAGTGATTAGGAGCTTATTTTATAATAAGAACAATGACTCACTCATCACAGTTTCTGTTTACGCATCAGACCATTTCAGTTCCTTGAAATGCCGGACCACTCCAATAGA ATACATCAGAAGAAACCAGCTAGATGCTGGTTATCCTCTTTTTGAGACCGAATCATTAAAATGGCCTGGTTTTGTTGAGTTTGATGATGTCAATGGCAAAGTTCTTACATATTCAGCCCTGGATGG TACTTACAAAGTGTTTGACCTGAAGAACTATAACTTCTTGTACTCCATATCGGATAAGAATATTCAGGAGATCAAAATAAG CCCAGGCATCATGCTGTTAATATATCAGAGAACTCCTGGTTATGTTCCACTCACAATATTATCAATTGAAGATGGAACAGTGTTGAAATCTTTCAATCACTTACTACACCGCAACAAGAAAATTGATTTCATCGAGCAGTTCAACGAGAAGCTACTGGTCAAGCAAGAGAATGAGAACCTCCAGATTCTTGAC GTGAGGAACTCGGAGCTGATAGAAGTCAGTAGGACTGATTTCATGACCCCTTCTGCATTCATTTTCCTATATGAGAACCACCTTTTCTTAACATTCCGGAACAGGACTGTCGCAGTTTGGAATTTCCGGGGTGAGCCAGTCACCTCCTTTGAAGACCACCTGCTCTGGCATCCTGATTGTAACACTAATAACATTTACATCACTAGCGACCAGGACCTGATAATCTCGTACTGCAAGGCTGAAAGTGAAGACGAGGGAGAAG GATCTATCAACATGAGCGACATCCTCAGCGGGAAGTGTGTCGCGAAGATCTGTCCCCGTGATCCCTCTCTACAGATTGCCCCTCGCAAGCGGGGCGACCCGAGCCGTTCTACCATCAGGAGCACTATAAGGGAAGCTCTTGAAGATGTAACTGCACTCTTCTATGACGAGGATCGGAACGAAATCTATACGGGGAACAAGCAAGGCCTGATCCATGTTTGGTCAAATTAG
- the LOC109706559 gene encoding uncharacterized protein LOC109706559 isoform X1, whose amino-acid sequence MENHKKSLLRVRVRVTARKRARESPSSGEGSGRKMRARVCANSVRKLACREIGGLPRMARVASSSAPEKFRNIQLQEEFDTYDDNIHWFLKLQFLKKRSKIIEIVAAKDVIFALAQSGLCAAFSRTTNKRICFLNISPDEVIRSLFYNKNNDSLITVSVYASDHFSSLKCRTTPIEYIRRNQLDAGYPLFETESLKWPGFVEFDDVNGKVLTYSALDGTYKVFDLKNYNFLYSISDKNIQEIKISPGIMLLIYQRTPGYVPLTILSIEDGTVLKSFNHLLHRNKKIDFIEQFNEKLLVKQENENLQILDVRNSELIEVSRTDFMTPSAFIFLYENHLFLTFRNRTVAVWNFRGEPVTSFEDHLLWHPDCNTNNIYITSDQDLIISYCKAESEDEGEASPIGSINMSDILSGKCVAKICPRDPSLQIAPRKRGDPSRSTIRSTIREALEDVTALFYDEDRNEIYTGNKQGLIHVWSN is encoded by the exons ATGGAGAACCACAAGAAGTCTCTGCTGagggtccgggtccgggtcaCGGCGCGGAAGCGGGCGCGGGAGTCGCCCTCCTCCGGCGAGGGCTCCGGCCGGAAGATGCGGGCGCGGGTGTGTGCTAACTCGGTGAGGAAGCTCGCGTGCCGCGAGATCGGCGGCCTCCCTCGCATGGCCCGCGTCGCCTCCTCCAGCGCCCCCGAGAAGTTCCGCAACATCCAGCTCCAG GAGGAATTCGACACGTATGATGATAATATCCATTGGTTTCTCAAATTACAATTTCTGAAAAAGAGGTCCAAGATCATTGAGATTGTTGCAGCAAAGGATGTTATATTTGCTTTAGCACAATCTGGTCTCTGTGCTGCTTTTAGCCGGA CAACAAATAAGCGTATATGCTTCTTGAACATAAGCCCCGATGAAGTGATTAGGAGCTTATTTTATAATAAGAACAATGACTCACTCATCACAGTTTCTGTTTACGCATCAGACCATTTCAGTTCCTTGAAATGCCGGACCACTCCAATAGA ATACATCAGAAGAAACCAGCTAGATGCTGGTTATCCTCTTTTTGAGACCGAATCATTAAAATGGCCTGGTTTTGTTGAGTTTGATGATGTCAATGGCAAAGTTCTTACATATTCAGCCCTGGATGG TACTTACAAAGTGTTTGACCTGAAGAACTATAACTTCTTGTACTCCATATCGGATAAGAATATTCAGGAGATCAAAATAAG CCCAGGCATCATGCTGTTAATATATCAGAGAACTCCTGGTTATGTTCCACTCACAATATTATCAATTGAAGATGGAACAGTGTTGAAATCTTTCAATCACTTACTACACCGCAACAAGAAAATTGATTTCATCGAGCAGTTCAACGAGAAGCTACTGGTCAAGCAAGAGAATGAGAACCTCCAGATTCTTGAC GTGAGGAACTCGGAGCTGATAGAAGTCAGTAGGACTGATTTCATGACCCCTTCTGCATTCATTTTCCTATATGAGAACCACCTTTTCTTAACATTCCGGAACAGGACTGTCGCAGTTTGGAATTTCCGGGGTGAGCCAGTCACCTCCTTTGAAGACCACCTGCTCTGGCATCCTGATTGTAACACTAATAACATTTACATCACTAGCGACCAGGACCTGATAATCTCGTACTGCAAGGCTGAAAGTGAAGACGAGGGAGAAG CTTCTCCTATAGGATCTATCAACATGAGCGACATCCTCAGCGGGAAGTGTGTCGCGAAGATCTGTCCCCGTGATCCCTCTCTACAGATTGCCCCTCGCAAGCGGGGCGACCCGAGCCGTTCTACCATCAGGAGCACTATAAGGGAAGCTCTTGAAGATGTAACTGCACTCTTCTATGACGAGGATCGGAACGAAATCTATACGGGGAACAAGCAAGGCCTGATCCATGTTTGGTCAAATTAG